In Populus alba chromosome 1, ASM523922v2, whole genome shotgun sequence, a single window of DNA contains:
- the LOC118055278 gene encoding probable WRKY transcription factor 75 yields the protein MEKFQMLFPFPSTGSPNYSVSSSMTDSSHVFHNFQADSSGGFLGLKTETQHPVPRTSPEINKDLNSQSASFAIGSETEPQAAKKKGEKKIRKPKYAFQTRSQVDILDDGYRWRKYGQKAVKNNKFPRSYYRCTYQGCDVKKQVQRLTKDEGVVVTTYEGMHTHPIEKPNDNFEHILSQMQIYSTPF from the exons ATGGAAAAGTTCCAAATGTTATTTCCTTTTCCGTCGACAGGATCACCAAACTACTCTGTCTCTTCAAGCATGACAGATAGTTCTCatgtttttcataattttcaagcAGATAGTTCAGGTGGGTTCTTGGGATTGAAGACAGAAACTCAACACCCAGTACCAAGaacatcacccgaaattaataAAGACCTAAATTCTCAAAGTGCAAGCTTTGCAATCGGGTCTGAAACTGAACCTCAAGCAGCCAAGAAGAAAGGGGAGAAGAAGATTAGAAAGCCCAAATATGCTTTTCAAACTAGGAGTCAAGTTGATATACTTGACGATGGTTATAGATGGAGGAAGTATGGACAAAAGGCAGTGAAGAACAACAAATTTCCAag GAGCTACTACCGATGCACGTATCAAGGTTGTGACGTGAAGAAGCAAGTCCAACGCCTAACCAAAGACGAAGGAGTAGTAGTGACAACTTACGAAGGAATGCACACCCATCCTATAGAGAAGCCAAATGATAATTTTGAACATATCTTGAGCCAGATGCAAATTTACAGCACTCCCTTTTGA
- the LOC118055277 gene encoding uncharacterized protein: protein MGLTNLIITVAGVSAVILLLRSDVKQSAAVFRRNVKHIRHWLEEESAAASKAAKEAPPKELESKVPHKDIPKEDKH, encoded by the exons ATGGGATTGACAAACTTGATTATAACCGTCGCTGGTGTAAGTGCTGTGATTCTTCTACTAAGGAGCGATGTGAAGCAATCTGCTGCTGTCTTTAGACGCAACGTCAAGCATATCCGCCACTGGCTCGAAGAAGAATCCGCCGCTGCCTCCAA GGCTGCAAAAGAGGCGCCGCCTAAGGAACTGGAATCAAAGGTCCCCCACAAGGACATTCCGAAGGAGGATAAGCACTAG